The Catellatospora citrea DNA segment CCGAAGGCGATGCTCAGCACGAGCATCCCCCAGGCCGCGCCGACCGCGAGCCGCGGCAGGCCGCCGAACGCCAGCACCACCACGCCCGCCACGACCAGCGCCGCGGGCAGCTGGGCCAGCCCGGCTCCGGCCAGTGTCAGCACTCCCACGTCGCCGCCGGAGGCCGCGTCGGCGAGCCCGGTGAACGCGCCGGCCAGCACCAGCATCACCGCCGCACCGATGACGGTGCACACCACGTGCGAGCCCACCCAGCGGATCCGGCCGACCGCCGTGGACAGCACCGCCTCGGCGGTGCCGCCGACCTCCTCCGAGCGCAGCCGCAGCAGCGCCTGGATGACGAAACCCGCGGCGAGGGCGCCGTAGGTGTTCATCATCGCGGCGAAGAAGATCGCGACCAGGTCGGGTCCGCCGCCGCCGGCGAGCCCTTCCATCATCTCGACCACCCCGGCGTTCGTGCCCAGGGCGTCCTGCACCGTCTTGCCCAGCGAGCCGATGCCCAGGCCGAACACCGCGGCGCCGATCACCCAGCCGATGGTGGAGCCCTTGTTGAGCCGCCAGGCCAGGCCCAGCGGGCTGCGCAGGCCACGCGAGGCGTGGGCCGGTCCGGGTCGGTCGGGGATCAACCCCGCGCCCAGGTCACGGCGGTCGACGAGCGCGAACGCGACGGCCACGCACACGGCGAACAGGGCGAGCGGCAGCGCCAGCACCCACCAGCGCTCCTGCCCGTACGGGCGGACCAGCGCGCCCCAGCCCAGTGGCGACAGCCAGGACAGCCAGTTCGGGGTGACGGTGAGGCCGTCGGCGGACCGCTCGCCGAGCGCGTCGCCGATGCCGCGGACCAGGTAGAAGACGCCGACCGTGGAGGCCGCGAAGCCGTTGGCGGCGCGTGCGCCCTGGAACAGCTGCGCGGCGATCCCGGCGATCCCGGCGAACGCCAGTCCCGTAACGGTCGACGCGGCTCCGAACGCGACCGCGCCCTCGGCGGGCAGGCCGCCCGACAGGATGGTGAGGGTCATCGCCGCGCCGAACAGCACATTGGCGGCGAAGACCAGGACCAGTGCCGCGGTGAGCGGGGCGTGGCGGCCCACCGCGCCGGCCCCGATCAGCTCGGCGCGGCCGGTCTCCTCGTTCTGGCGGGTGTGCCGGACCACCGCGAAGGTGCTCATCAGCGCGACGACGACCAGGATCGAGGCGAGGTTGCGGAAGTTGACCAGGGCGCCGAGGTCGGAGCCGACCGGCACGCCGCGCATCACCAGCACGGCCGGGCTGGATCCCGCGCCCTGCAGCGCGGTGATCCGCGACGCCTCGGTCGGGAACTCGCTCGCGACGGCGCTGGTGCCGGCCGACATGAGCCCGGCCGAGGCGAGGATCCAGATCGGCAGCTGGATCCGGTCCCGCCGGGCGGCGAGGCGGACCAGCCGGCCGGTGCCCGCGTACGCGCTCACCGCGACACCTCGGCCGGGGCCGGTTCGTGGCCGTAGTGGCGCATGAACAGCTCCTCCAGCGTCGGCGGCTGGCTGGTCAGCGCCCGCACGTCGAACGTCGCGAGGTGCGCGAGCACGGCGGGCAGCGCGGTCGAGTCGACGTCGAAGCGGGCCCGGGTGGTGTCGGCCTCCAGGTCGTGCACGCCGGGCAGCCCGGCCAGGCCGGTGAGCGGCTCGCCGGCCTCCACGGTGACCGTGGTCCGGGTGAGATGGCGCAGCTCGGACAGGGTGCCGGACTCGACGGTGACGCCCTCGCGGATGATGCTCACCCGCGAGCACAGCGCCTCGACCTCGGAGAAGATGTGGCTCGACAGCAGCACCGTGGCGCCCTTGGCGGTCACCTCGCGCACGGTCTGCTGGAACGCGGCCTCCATGAGCGGGTCCAGGCCCGAGGTCGGCTCGTCGAGCACGAACAGCTCGACGTCGGAGGAGAAGGCGGCGACCAGCGCGACCTTCTGCCGGTTGCCCTTGGAGTAGGTGCGGCAGCGCTTGGTCGGGTCGAGCTGGAAGCGCTCCTCGAGCTCCTTGCGGCGGGCGGGGTTCAGCCCGCCGCGCAGGTCGCCGAACAGGTCGACGGCCTCGCCGCCGGTGAGGTTGGGCCACAGGTTGACGTCACCGGGCACGTAGGCCAGGCGGCGGTGCAGGGCGACGGCGTCGCGCCAGGGGTCCCCGCCGAGCACCTGGACCTCGCCCGCGTCGGCGCGGAGCATGCCCAGCAGCACCCGGATGGTGGTCGATTTCCCGGCGCCGTTCGGCCCGAGCAGGCCGTGCACCTCGCCGGTGGCGACGGTCAGATCCAGGCCGTTGAGAGCGCGGCTGCGCCCGAACGCCTTGGTCAGACCGGTCGCGGAGATCGCGTGAGTCATACTTCGGAACGTACGCTCTTTTCACAACTTCGTGAAGGTTCTGGAGCGTCAGGATTTTGTAGGGATCACCACCGTGGGCTTGACGGCCGCCCCACGCTGCGCTCCGTGCGGTCAGCGCTCATCGTGGCCGTCCGGCGCCGGGCGGTGCAGCCCCTCGGTGAACGCGCGGTCGGCGGCCGCGGCCTCCGCCGCGGTCAGGCCCGGCGGGGGTGGCACCGCGGGCAGGTTGAGCACCATCGTCAGGCCGCCGCCGGGCGTCGTCTCCGGCAGCAGTGTCCCGCCCATCGCCTCGATCAGCCCCCGGGACAGGGCCAGCCCCAGCCCCACGCCCGACTCGTTGTTACGGTCGCCGAGCCGCTGGAACGGCAGGAAGACCTGCCCACGCTGCTCCTCGGGAATGCCCGGACCGTGGTCGATCACCCGGAGCTCGACCAGGTCGCCGTGCTCACTGGCGGTGACCAGCGGTGGGCGGTCCGGCGGGCTGAAGCGCAGCGCGTTGCTGACGACGTTCACCAGCACCCGCTGCAGCAGTCCCGGGTCGGCGCGCACGGCCGAC contains these protein-coding regions:
- a CDS encoding ABC transporter permease; the encoded protein is MSAYAGTGRLVRLAARRDRIQLPIWILASAGLMSAGTSAVASEFPTEASRITALQGAGSSPAVLVMRGVPVGSDLGALVNFRNLASILVVVALMSTFAVVRHTRQNEETGRAELIGAGAVGRHAPLTAALVLVFAANVLFGAAMTLTILSGGLPAEGAVAFGAASTVTGLAFAGIAGIAAQLFQGARAANGFAASTVGVFYLVRGIGDALGERSADGLTVTPNWLSWLSPLGWGALVRPYGQERWWVLALPLALFAVCVAVAFALVDRRDLGAGLIPDRPGPAHASRGLRSPLGLAWRLNKGSTIGWVIGAAVFGLGIGSLGKTVQDALGTNAGVVEMMEGLAGGGGPDLVAIFFAAMMNTYGALAAGFVIQALLRLRSEEVGGTAEAVLSTAVGRIRWVGSHVVCTVIGAAVMLVLAGAFTGLADAASGGDVGVLTLAGAGLAQLPAALVVAGVVVLAFGGLPRLAVGAAWGMLVLSIAFGLFGDLFGLPQVVRDLSPFTHVPAVPAVDPSATPLLALTAVAVALTAAGMALFRRRDLAT
- a CDS encoding ABC transporter ATP-binding protein, producing MTHAISATGLTKAFGRSRALNGLDLTVATGEVHGLLGPNGAGKSTTIRVLLGMLRADAGEVQVLGGDPWRDAVALHRRLAYVPGDVNLWPNLTGGEAVDLFGDLRGGLNPARRKELEERFQLDPTKRCRTYSKGNRQKVALVAAFSSDVELFVLDEPTSGLDPLMEAAFQQTVREVTAKGATVLLSSHIFSEVEALCSRVSIIREGVTVESGTLSELRHLTRTTVTVEAGEPLTGLAGLPGVHDLEADTTRARFDVDSTALPAVLAHLATFDVRALTSQPPTLEELFMRHYGHEPAPAEVSR